One part of the Streptomyces sp. AM 2-1-1 genome encodes these proteins:
- a CDS encoding uracil-DNA glycosylase, translating into MAGRPLKEIIEPGWAQALEPVADRVAAMGDFLRAEIAAGRTYVPSGANVLRAFQQPFADVRVLIVGQDPYPTPGHAIGLSFAVAPDVRPLPGSLDNIFRELHSDLGLPRPSNGDLTPWTRQGVLLLNRALTTAPRRPAAHRGKGWEAVTEQAIRALVARGTPLVPVLWGADARRLRPHLGDYPAIESAHPSPMSADRGFFGSRPFSRVNEALERQGAQPVDWQLP; encoded by the coding sequence GTGGCAGGACGACCGTTGAAAGAGATCATCGAACCCGGCTGGGCGCAGGCCCTCGAACCGGTGGCCGACCGCGTGGCGGCCATGGGCGACTTCCTCCGTGCGGAGATAGCCGCTGGTCGCACCTACGTCCCGTCGGGAGCGAACGTCCTGCGGGCGTTCCAGCAACCCTTCGCCGATGTACGGGTCCTGATCGTCGGTCAGGACCCCTACCCGACACCGGGTCACGCGATCGGGCTGAGTTTCGCCGTCGCACCGGACGTGCGGCCGCTGCCGGGAAGTCTGGACAACATCTTCCGCGAGCTGCACAGCGACCTCGGACTGCCCCGGCCGTCCAACGGCGATCTGACACCGTGGACCCGCCAGGGGGTGCTTCTCCTCAACCGGGCCCTGACCACGGCTCCGCGCCGTCCGGCCGCCCACCGCGGCAAGGGCTGGGAGGCGGTCACCGAGCAGGCGATCCGGGCCCTCGTCGCGCGGGGGACCCCGCTGGTCCCGGTGCTCTGGGGCGCCGACGCCCGCAGGCTGCGGCCGCACCTGGGCGACTACCCGGCCATCGAGTCCGCGCACCCCTCCCCCATGTCGGCGGACCGGGGATTCTTCGGGTCGCGCCCGTTCAGCCGCGTCAACGAAGCCCTGGAGCGCCAGGGAGCGCAGCCGGTGGACTGGCAGCTGCCGTGA